The following are from one region of the Syngnathus acus chromosome 10, fSynAcu1.2, whole genome shotgun sequence genome:
- the LOC119129419 gene encoding platelet glycoprotein Ib alpha chain isoform X1 has translation MKLFFFVVLLCANFNVVTAVYGCHTDRDTYHRVRLNCTAAGLNGLPMDLERTTEVLLFPRNQFSSLPWESYQIFSKLYELDLTGNELGQVMVSTTPLLPGLSVLRLGRNRLTSLAGGAFSACLALTQLYLEDNAIESLSDDTFAGLSKLEVSCQHTRLLQRKSLSFSVLPHRSFQVLDLKSNRIRVLPPLLLRPLVAIETLYLETNQISEVPDDWFNPREDVPYLYLSDNPWACSCSLMYLYTYLQDFYFNFYVRDGKIISREPQSLVCQSPQQSKGRAIIQLNLDDFCHPTLPQTATTSTTTTTTTTSTTTTTTTTTLAPSPTFRVTEGPDEESEESRGDGAIFGPLAMTTSSTSLPDHSSPTTALSSFTTSTASLPTTESLPTTQMASLPATTESLPITPTAYLPSASTAVTATSFQVPRTWGWDEGGATPLRHVPGTGVFCVWLFAGIACLCAMGAVSSLMTVIRLVVLYRAAYKPLSAVSGGRSRQVRLYGGTTAVYRSVLFVSREEEGDGPRQVYRTSLHRTPGTQVALQQWSDVLGERQNGEGGAGWRQRFSVLLRQEREGPDGRREERDWVVGAWLAQNLPSVTADCQPSH, from the exons GTTCTCTTGTTCCCCAGGAACCAGTTTTCCAGCCTACCCTGGGAATCCTACCAGATCTTCAGCAAGCTCTACGAACTGGACCTGACAGGCAACGAG CTGGGTCAGGTGATGGTGAGCACCACGCCGCTTCTGCCTGGGCTCAGTGTCCTCAGACTGGGCCGCAACCGCCTCACATCTCTGGCCGGCGGGGCCTTCTCGGCTTGCCTCGCCCTGACACAGCTCTACCTGGAAGACAACGCCATCGAGTCTCTGAGCGACGACACATTTGCCGGACTCAGCAAGTTGGAGGTTAGCTGTCAACACACTCGACTTCTTCAAAGAAAATCCCTTTCGTTTTCTGTTCTTCCACATCGTTCCTTTCAGGTCCTCGACCTGAAGTCCAATCGCATCAGGGTTCTCCCGCCGCTCTTGCTCCGCCCCCTGGTTGCCATAGAAACACTCTACCTAGAAACCAATCAG ATCAGCGAGGTACCGGACGATTGGTTCAACCCGAGAGAAGACGTGCCCTACCTGTACCTCTCCGACAACCCGTGGGCGTGTTCCTGCAGCCTGATGTATCTATACACGTACTTGCAAGACTTCTATTTCAACTTCTACGTGCGCGATGGGAAGATCATCTCGAGAGAGCCACAGAGTTTG GTGTGCCAGTCGCCGCAGCAATCTAAAGGTCGAGCGATCATCCAACTGAACCTGGATGACTTCTGTCATCCTACGCTGCCGCAGACtgccaccacctccaccaccaccaccaccaccaccacctccaccaccaccaccaccaccaccaccaccctaGCGCCCAGCCCCACCTTCAGGGTCACCGAGGGTCCAGATGAGGAGAGTGAGGAGAGCAGAGGCGATGGGGCCATTTTTGGGCCGCTTGCAATGACTACTTCCAGCACTTCACTTCCTGACCACTCTAGCCCCACAACCGCCCTGTCCAGCTTTACGACTTCGACCGCATCACTTCCTACGACCGAGTCACTTCCGACAACTCAAATGGCGTCGCTTCCTGCTACTACAGAGTCACTTCCGATCACTCCGACGGCATATCTTCCTTCTGCTTCCACAGCTGTAACTGCCACCAGCTTTCAGGTTCCACGGACATGGGGATGGGACGAAGGTGGCGCCACGCCCCTCCGCCACGTGCCAGGCACcggtgtgttttgtgtgtggttGTTCGCCGGTATCGCATGTCTGTGTGCAATGGGGGCGGTGAGTTCCCTCATGACTGTCATTCGACTGGTGGTCTTGTACAGGGCAGCGTACAAGCCACTGAGCGCGGTGAGCGGGGGCAGATCCCGCCAGGTGAGGCTCTACGGCGGCACTACAGCGGTTTATCGTTCAGTTCTCTTTGTGAGCCGCGAAGAGGAGGGTGATGGTCCAAGGCAGGTGTACAGGACATCCCTGCACCGTACGCCCGGGACACAGGTGGCCCTGCAGCAATGGAGTGATGTGTTGGGAGAACGTCAGAACGGCGAGGGGGGTGCGGGGTGGAGGCAGCGCTTTAGCGTGCTTCTGCGGCAGGAGAGGGAGGGGCCAGACGGCAGGAGAGAGGAGCGAGATTGGGTGGTGGGTGCTTGGCTAGCGCAAAACCTACCCAGCGTGACCGCTGACTGTCAGCCCTCCCACTGA
- the LOC119129419 gene encoding platelet glycoprotein Ib alpha chain isoform X2, with the protein MKLFFFVVLLCANFNVVTAVYGCHTDRDTYHRVRLNCTAAGLNGLPMDLERTTEVLLFPRNQFSSLPWESYQIFSKLYELDLTGNELGQVMVSTTPLLPGLSVLRLGRNRLTSLAGGAFSACLALTQLYLEDNAIESLSDDTFAGLSKLEVLDLKSNRIRVLPPLLLRPLVAIETLYLETNQISEVPDDWFNPREDVPYLYLSDNPWACSCSLMYLYTYLQDFYFNFYVRDGKIISREPQSLVCQSPQQSKGRAIIQLNLDDFCHPTLPQTATTSTTTTTTTTSTTTTTTTTTLAPSPTFRVTEGPDEESEESRGDGAIFGPLAMTTSSTSLPDHSSPTTALSSFTTSTASLPTTESLPTTQMASLPATTESLPITPTAYLPSASTAVTATSFQVPRTWGWDEGGATPLRHVPGTGVFCVWLFAGIACLCAMGAVSSLMTVIRLVVLYRAAYKPLSAVSGGRSRQVRLYGGTTAVYRSVLFVSREEEGDGPRQVYRTSLHRTPGTQVALQQWSDVLGERQNGEGGAGWRQRFSVLLRQEREGPDGRREERDWVVGAWLAQNLPSVTADCQPSH; encoded by the exons GTTCTCTTGTTCCCCAGGAACCAGTTTTCCAGCCTACCCTGGGAATCCTACCAGATCTTCAGCAAGCTCTACGAACTGGACCTGACAGGCAACGAG CTGGGTCAGGTGATGGTGAGCACCACGCCGCTTCTGCCTGGGCTCAGTGTCCTCAGACTGGGCCGCAACCGCCTCACATCTCTGGCCGGCGGGGCCTTCTCGGCTTGCCTCGCCCTGACACAGCTCTACCTGGAAGACAACGCCATCGAGTCTCTGAGCGACGACACATTTGCCGGACTCAGCAAGTTGGAG GTCCTCGACCTGAAGTCCAATCGCATCAGGGTTCTCCCGCCGCTCTTGCTCCGCCCCCTGGTTGCCATAGAAACACTCTACCTAGAAACCAATCAG ATCAGCGAGGTACCGGACGATTGGTTCAACCCGAGAGAAGACGTGCCCTACCTGTACCTCTCCGACAACCCGTGGGCGTGTTCCTGCAGCCTGATGTATCTATACACGTACTTGCAAGACTTCTATTTCAACTTCTACGTGCGCGATGGGAAGATCATCTCGAGAGAGCCACAGAGTTTG GTGTGCCAGTCGCCGCAGCAATCTAAAGGTCGAGCGATCATCCAACTGAACCTGGATGACTTCTGTCATCCTACGCTGCCGCAGACtgccaccacctccaccaccaccaccaccaccaccacctccaccaccaccaccaccaccaccaccaccctaGCGCCCAGCCCCACCTTCAGGGTCACCGAGGGTCCAGATGAGGAGAGTGAGGAGAGCAGAGGCGATGGGGCCATTTTTGGGCCGCTTGCAATGACTACTTCCAGCACTTCACTTCCTGACCACTCTAGCCCCACAACCGCCCTGTCCAGCTTTACGACTTCGACCGCATCACTTCCTACGACCGAGTCACTTCCGACAACTCAAATGGCGTCGCTTCCTGCTACTACAGAGTCACTTCCGATCACTCCGACGGCATATCTTCCTTCTGCTTCCACAGCTGTAACTGCCACCAGCTTTCAGGTTCCACGGACATGGGGATGGGACGAAGGTGGCGCCACGCCCCTCCGCCACGTGCCAGGCACcggtgtgttttgtgtgtggttGTTCGCCGGTATCGCATGTCTGTGTGCAATGGGGGCGGTGAGTTCCCTCATGACTGTCATTCGACTGGTGGTCTTGTACAGGGCAGCGTACAAGCCACTGAGCGCGGTGAGCGGGGGCAGATCCCGCCAGGTGAGGCTCTACGGCGGCACTACAGCGGTTTATCGTTCAGTTCTCTTTGTGAGCCGCGAAGAGGAGGGTGATGGTCCAAGGCAGGTGTACAGGACATCCCTGCACCGTACGCCCGGGACACAGGTGGCCCTGCAGCAATGGAGTGATGTGTTGGGAGAACGTCAGAACGGCGAGGGGGGTGCGGGGTGGAGGCAGCGCTTTAGCGTGCTTCTGCGGCAGGAGAGGGAGGGGCCAGACGGCAGGAGAGAGGAGCGAGATTGGGTGGTGGGTGCTTGGCTAGCGCAAAACCTACCCAGCGTGACCGCTGACTGTCAGCCCTCCCACTGA